One window of the Cryptomeria japonica chromosome 7, Sugi_1.0, whole genome shotgun sequence genome contains the following:
- the LOC131856629 gene encoding pentatricopeptide repeat-containing protein At4g02750-like, translating to MQKSGMNPDHVTFVAVLSSYSHAWLIFLDEEGMLEKAYEFIKGMPLESNARIYNNIELGERMTEHLFKMEPDNTGCYVLLSNIYAGAGRWDDVAKLRSVMKHIRLKKDRGRSWMRLAFHMGDKSHPQFEIINATLEDLAGQMMKGVYVLNTNFVLHYLEEE from the coding sequence ATGCAAAAGTCTGGTATGAACCCAGACCATGTCACTTTTGTTGCTGTCCTATCTTCATATAGTCATGCATGGTTGATCTTCTTGGACGAAGAGGGCATGCTGGAGAAAGCTTACGAGTTTATCAAGGGGATGCCACTTGAATCTAATGCTCGAATTTACAACAACATAGAGCTAGGGGAACGAATGACAGAACACCTTTTTAAGATGGAACCTGATAATACTGGGTGTTACGTCTTGCTCTCAAATATCTATGCTGGGGCTGGTAGGTGGGATGATGTTGCAAAGTTGAGATCAGTAATGAAACACATTCGACTGAAAAAAGATCGAGGACGTAGTTGGATGAGGCTGGCATTTCATATGGGAGACAAATCACATCCCCAATTTGAGATTATAAATGCAACGCTGGAGGATTTGGCCGGGCAGATGATGAAGGGTGTGTATGTCCTTAATACAAACTTTGTGCTCCATTATCTGGAGGAGGAATAG